The proteins below come from a single Bdellovibrionales bacterium genomic window:
- a CDS encoding hydrolase, whose translation MKHYWIVWNVGQGQWATLVDEKSCRHFDMGGEKNPLPRLHRLCGGKENFISLSHWDLDHVGFALRARKFLPKACLETPPLGKSSPYKMKILSAFAKCSDNYTSPAKELTHFSSADLRQKTNELSHVFLVAQTFLIPGDSTAKQEKIWSENAELGRTKFLLLGHHGSRTSTSEELLSHLRTLKTAVASARFAKYGHPHQEVVRRLQKYHVPLLKTEDWGNLWFENP comes from the coding sequence ATGAAACACTATTGGATTGTCTGGAATGTCGGCCAAGGGCAATGGGCCACGCTCGTTGATGAAAAATCCTGCCGACACTTCGATATGGGAGGAGAGAAAAATCCCCTTCCCCGCCTCCACCGCCTCTGTGGGGGGAAAGAAAACTTCATCTCTCTAAGCCACTGGGATCTTGATCACGTCGGCTTTGCGCTGCGGGCGAGAAAGTTTTTACCGAAAGCGTGTCTGGAAACTCCCCCTCTGGGGAAATCTTCGCCATACAAGATGAAGATTCTCAGTGCGTTTGCAAAGTGCTCTGACAATTATACGAGTCCCGCCAAAGAACTGACACATTTTTCTTCGGCGGATCTCCGTCAGAAAACCAATGAGCTCAGTCATGTTTTTTTGGTGGCTCAAACGTTTCTAATTCCGGGCGATTCGACGGCAAAACAGGAAAAAATCTGGAGTGAGAATGCGGAGCTGGGGCGGACGAAGTTTTTACTGCTCGGCCATCACGGCAGCCGCACCAGCACCTCGGAAGAATTACTCAGTCATTTAAGGACTCTCAAAACCGCCGTGGCTTCGGCGCGATTTGCCAAATACGGTCATCCGCACCAAGAGGTGGTGCGGCGACTGCAGAAATATCATGTTCCACTTTTGAAAACAGAAGACTGGGGAAACCTGTGGTTTGAAAACCCTTAA